TAAAGCGGAACACGGTCGCCGTCGTCTCCGACGGCACGGCCGTTCTGGGTCTCGGGGACATAGGCCCCGAGGCGGCGATGCCGGTCATGGAAGGCAAGGCCATGCTCTTCCGGGAGTTCGCCGAGGTGGACGCCTTCCCGATCTGCCTCGACACGACGGATACCGAGGAGATCATCTCCAGCGTAAAGAACCTGGCCCCCGGCTTTGGCGGCATAAACCTGGAGGACATCGCGGCGCCGCGTTGTTTTGAGATAGAGAACAGGCTAAAGGAAGAGCTGGACATCCCCGTGTTCCACGACGACCAGCACGGCACTGCGGTGGTGGTCCTCGCCGCGCTATACAACTCCCTGAAGATCGTGGACAAGAGCCTCGAGGATTTGCGGGTGGTGGTGAACGGCGTGGGAGCCTCCGGCGTGGCGTGCGCAAAGATCATGCTCGCCGCCGGGGTGAAGAACATCGTCGGCTGCGACTCTCGGGGCATCGTGCATCAGGGCCGCGAGGGGCTTGACACCTCCAAGGGCTGGTACGCGGAGAACACCAACCCCGAGGGCATCACCGGCACCCTTTCCGACGCCGTGCGCGGCGCGGACCTGTTCCTCGGGCTCTCCGTACCGGACGTACTCACACTGGAAGACGTCAAGACGATGGCGGAGGACCCGATCATCTTCGCCATGGCGAACCCGGACCCCGAGATAAGGCCCGAGATAGCCGTGGACGCGAGCCGCATCATAGCCACGGGCCGCTCGGACTACCCGAACCAGATCAACAACGTCCTCTGCTTCCCCGGCATCTTCCGCGGAGCCCTGGAGGTAAGGGCCAGGGAGATAGATGAGCCCATGAAGCTGGCGGCCGCGCAGGCCATAGCGGAGGTGGTGCCCGAGGAAGCGGTCTCGGAGGACTACATAATCCCCTCCGTGTTCGACGAGCGGGTGGCCCCGGCGGTGGCGGATGCCGTCGCCGAGGCCGCCCACAAGAGCGGCTCCGCCAGGCGTTCCCCGGAAGAGCGGGAGGAGGGCGTCAAGGGCGCGGGCCTCGGCATGACGAGCACGTAGGGCAGTAGAGCACGCGGAGCG
Above is a genomic segment from Rubrobacter aplysinae containing:
- a CDS encoding NAD-dependent malic enzyme, which gives rise to MEAIPSASYSMTLRVEFPHQAGSLGRVLTAIGDAGGMIGAVDIVRMRQESSIRDITVNASDSDHGGRIVEAVDALDGVRVINISDRTFLMHLGGKIEVRSKMPVRTRDDLSMAYTPGVARVCRAIAEDRERAFNLTIKRNTVAVVSDGTAVLGLGDIGPEAAMPVMEGKAMLFREFAEVDAFPICLDTTDTEEIISSVKNLAPGFGGINLEDIAAPRCFEIENRLKEELDIPVFHDDQHGTAVVVLAALYNSLKIVDKSLEDLRVVVNGVGASGVACAKIMLAAGVKNIVGCDSRGIVHQGREGLDTSKGWYAENTNPEGITGTLSDAVRGADLFLGLSVPDVLTLEDVKTMAEDPIIFAMANPDPEIRPEIAVDASRIIATGRSDYPNQINNVLCFPGIFRGALEVRAREIDEPMKLAAAQAIAEVVPEEAVSEDYIIPSVFDERVAPAVADAVAEAAHKSGSARRSPEEREEGVKGAGLGMTST